A segment of the Synechococcus sp. CBW1002 genome:
GCCGATGTATTTCATCCGCAACGGCCTTGGACCCCGCTGGGCCTGGCTGGGCGGGTTGTTCGCCATCTTCGGCACCCTGGCCGGCTTCGGCATCGGCAACAGTGTGCAGTCCCATGAGCTTGCCCTCGCCCTGCACAAGTCGATGGGGGTGCCGGAGCTGGTCACCGGCGTGGTGATGGGTGCCATCACCTTTCTGGTGCTGATCGGCGGCATTGAGCGGATCGGCAGGGTCACCGAGGTGGTGGTGCCCTTCATGGCGATCGTCTACGTGCTGGGCGGGATCGTGATCCTGGTTGGCAATTACGACCGCATCCCGATGGCCTTCGGGACCATTCTCTCGGATGCCTTCACCGCTCAGTCCATGGCCGGTGGTGCGTTGGGGGTGATGATCCAGAAGGGCATCGCCCGCGGCATCTTCTCCAATGAAGCCGGTCTCGGTACGGCACCGATTGCCCAGGCAGCCGCCAAGCCCGGTGATCCGGTGCTGCAAGGCAGCATTGCCATGCTGGGCACCTTCATCGACACCATCGTGGTGTGCACGATGACGGCCCTGGTGATCGTGATGAGCGGCGCCTACGAATCCGGCGAAACCGGTGTGGCGCTCACCATGAGTGCGTTCGACTGGGGGATGCCAGGTGGCATGTGGCTGGTGACCTTCGGCACGGTGTTCTTCACCGCCACCACCATTCTGGGCTGGGGTTACTACAGCGAACGCTGCCTCGAATTCCTGGTGGGAGTGCGGGGCATCAAGCCCTTCCGCTACCTCTGGGTCGTGGCCGTGGTGCTGGGCGC
Coding sequences within it:
- a CDS encoding sodium:alanine symporter family protein, which gives rise to MQVLDQINGIVWGPITLWLIGLTGLYLMVGLGFMPLRRIGFGFRQAIGSIGNTKGEGDVNAFESLTTALAATIGTGNVAGVASAIATGGPGAVFWMWLIALVGMATKYAESLLAVHFREVDDLGEHVGGPMYFIRNGLGPRWAWLGGLFAIFGTLAGFGIGNSVQSHELALALHKSMGVPELVTGVVMGAITFLVLIGGIERIGRVTEVVVPFMAIVYVLGGIVILVGNYDRIPMAFGTILSDAFTAQSMAGGALGVMIQKGIARGIFSNEAGLGTAPIAQAAAKPGDPVLQGSIAMLGTFIDTIVVCTMTALVIVMSGAYESGETGVALTMSAFDWGMPGGMWLVTFGTVFFTATTILGWGYYSERCLEFLVGVRGIKPFRYLWVVAVVLGAISSQSGPNALAQVQTTSIVWTIADILNGLMAIPNLIGLLLLSGTVFELTRRYNFDAVVIEDSADQD